GCACCACGGTGGCGACGCCCTGAGCTGGGGCGACGCCATCCGGGAGGCCTACGGTCCCGCGGTCCGGCGGCTCGGGCTGAGCGGGACGCCCTTCCGGAGCGACGACGCGCCCATCCCGTTCGTCGAGTACGCGCCCGACGCGCAGGGACTGCGCACCTCGATCACGGACTACAGCTACGGCTACGGCCGGGCGCTCGCCGATGGCGTCGTCCGCCCCGTGCTCTTCCACGTGTACTCGGGCCATATGACGTGGCGCACGAAGGCCGGAGACGAGCTCGAGGCGCACCTCGGCCAGGACAACACCAAGGACATCACCTCGCAGGCCTGGCGGACGGCCCTCGACCCGCACGGCGACTGGATGCCCGCCGTGCTGCGCTCGGCCGACCAGCGGCTCACCGAGATCCGTCACCACGTCCCCGATGCCGGCGGGCTCGTCATCGCGACCGATCAGACCAATGCGCGCGCCTACGCCGAGATCCTCCGCGAGATCACCGGCCAGCGGCCCACCGTCGTGCTCTCCGATGAGGCGGAGGCGTCGGCGCGCATCGAGCAGTTCGCCGCGAACACGTCGCGCTGGATGGTCGCCGTGCGGATGGTCTCCGAGGGCGTCGACGTGCCGCGGCTCGCGGTCGGGGTGTACGCGACCTCGTCGTCGACGCCCCTCTTCTTCGCCCAGGCGATCGGGCGCTTCGTGCGTGCTCGGCGCCGGGGCGAGGCCGCGAGCGTGTTCCTTCCGAACATCCCCATCCTCATGGCGCTCGCCGGAGAGATGGAGCGCCAGCGCGACCACGTGCTCGACCGCGGCGAGAAGGACGAGGACGGCCTCGACGACGCGCTGCTGGAGGCCGCCGAGCGGGGGGAGAAGGCCTCCGACGCGCTGACCGAGGAGTTCGCCTTCCAATCGCTCGGATCCGTCGCGCACTTCGACAGCGTCGTGTTCGAGGGGAGGCAGTTCGGCCAGCTCGCCGTCCCGGGAACGGAGGAGGAACTGGAGTTCATCGGACTGCCCGGCCTTCTCGAGCCGGAGCACGTGCACGAGCTGCTCATGCAGCGGCAGACGCGACAGTCGCGGCATCGCCAGGTGAGGGAGTCCCGTGAGAAGGAGACCGGCGAGGAGCCGGCGCTTCCCGCACCGCTGCATCGCACGCTGAAGGAGCAGCGGCAGCTGCTCAACAGCCTCGTCGGCGTCTATGCGCGGCAGTCGGGCGAGCCGCACGGCGCGGTGCATGCGTGGCTCCGACGCACCTGTGGGGGGCCCTCCGTCGCGCAGGCGACCGTGGCCCAGCTGCAGGCGCGCATCGACGCGCTCCGCAAGCGCGTGCACACCTGATCCGCGTGCCCGTGGCCGGGTTCGGGGGTCCGAAATGCTGTCAATCGCTTCCCCGGCACCGCCCGGGCGGTCGGGCGTGGCTAGCGTTGAGGCGTTCCCCCGATCCCGCCATGAAGGAGCAGACCGTGCCGGCGTCCGCTGAGACCCCGCTCGAACCCACGAGCGCCGACCGCCGGCGCTGGGCGCAGTACCTCGTCGACGAGCGCGCGGAGGCGGTCGTCTACGAGCGGCTGGCCCGGAGCAGAACGGGGGAGGAGCGCGAGATCCTCCAGAGCCTCGCCGACGCCGAGGGGCGCCATGAGGCGCACTGGCTCGAGCTGCTCGGCGGCGAGCCGACGCGCCTGCCGTCGCCGAGCGTGCGCACGCGGCTGCTCGGGTGGATGGCCGGGAGGTTCGGGTCGGTCTTCGTCCTCGCCCTCGTGCAGAACGCCGAGGCCCGCTCGCCGTACGACGCCGAGCCCTCCGCCCCGGCCGCGATGCGCGCAGACGAGAAGATCCATCACGAGGTCGTCCGCGGTCTGGCGGCGAAGGGGCGCAGGCGACTGTCGGGAACGTTCCGTGCCGCCGTGTTCGGCGCGAACGACGGGCTCGTGAGCAACTTCGCCCTCGTCCTGGGCATCGGCGCGGCCGGGGTGAGCCCGCAGTTCGTTCTTCTGAGCGGCATCGCCGGCCTGCTCGCCGGCGCGTTGTCGATGGGGGCGGGGGAGTTCGTGTCCGTCCGATCGCAGCGGGAGCTCCTGGAGTCGACGGAGCCGAGCGGCTTCGCCGACGAAGGCCTCCCCGATCTCGACCTCGAGGCGAATGAGCTCGCCCTCGTCTACCGCGCGCGGGGGCTGAGCGCGGGGGAGGCGCTCGAACGCGCCCGCGGCGTGATCGAGGAGGCGAAGCGAGGGCGTCTTCCCTCCCTCACCCCTCGCGGCGACGAGAACGAGGTCGTCGGCGGGGCGTGGCGCGCCGCACTGTCCAGCTTCCTCTTCTTCGCCTCGGGGGCGATCATCCCCGTCGTCCCGTGGCTGTTCGGCCTCGGCGGACTGTCGGCGATCGTCGTCGCGCTCGTGCTCGTCGGCATCGCCCTCATGCTCACGGGCGCGACCGTAGGTCTCCTGTCGGGGGCGTCGCCGCTGCGGCGAGGGCTCCGCCAAGTGGGCATCGGCTTCGCGGCAGCGGCCGTGACGTACCTGCTGGGTCTCCTGTTCGGCGTCTCCGCGGCATGACGCGCCCGGTGCGCGCCTCGGTTCGCCGGGGCTGTCGGGGGATGGTAGTGTTTACTCTCGGTTCGCCGAACGGAGACGACGGTCTCGGGGAAGCGGGCCGACACCCAATGCGCGGGTGGCGGAATAGGTAGACGCGCTAGCTTGAGGTGCTAGTGCCCGTATTAGGGCGTGGGGGTTCAAGTCCCCCCTCGCGCACAGTGTGAAAATGGCCCCTGACCAGGAGTTTTGTACTCCGGGTTGGGGGTCGTTTGCTGTCGCAGTGCGAGAAAAAGTGCTGAGCGTGCCCGAGGCGTTCCTGCACCACCTCGGGATGCACGTCCGTCTCCAGCAGGAGCGTCGTTCGCCTTCTCGGTGCTGGTGAACCCGGCACGGGTGAGCCGGCGCATCCCCGACTCGGATACTCGGGGTCTTTCGGGACGTGGATCGGGAACCACCACCGCTTGCCCTCGCGTGTGCCGCGCTCCTGGATCGAGCCGGGCTTCTTCTTATCTCCCTGCGGCTCGGCAGGCGCGATCGGCCGACGCATCGTCATCCCACCACTGACTAACCATGATCCCCTCATCCCTATTTCTCGGTTAGATCATCTAAAGTAGAAATATCGATGGTGGAAGGCAGGCCGTGATGGGTGAGTACGTCGAGCGTCTGTGGCGTCCTGAGGATGCGAGCGGTCTGAGTCGCAAGGATCGTGCGCTCGGCCGCTACCTCGCCTACGTGCCCGACGAGCTGGGCGAGAGGCTCCCGACGCTCGGTGCCGAGGCTCAGAGCGCGGCGGAGGACGCGCTGGCGGTGCTCGCCCGCGCGGACGAGCGGATCGGGGCACGCGGAACGTATCTGAACCATCTGCTGATCCGGTCGGAGTCCATCTCGTCGTCGTGGATCGAGGGCAACCGGGTCACGCCGAAGCAGCTGGCGATCGCGGAGCTGCTGCATCAGGGGCCGCGTCAGGCGCTGGACGTCGTGGCGAACGTTCGGGCGACGGAGGCGGCTATCGCTGAGCTGGCCGATCCTGCGCGCGTCATCACGGCTGACGACATCGTGGACCTCCAGCACGTGATCGAGCCTCGTCTGGAGCGTGGGCTGCGGCAGGAGCAGAACTGGGTCGGCGGGCCGGGCTGGTCGCCGCTGCGGGCGGCGTTCGTGCCTCCGCCGGAGACCGAGGTGCCGCGCCTCGTGGCCGACCTCGCTCGTTTCGTCACCGAGACCGCCGGGAGTCCGGTCGTGCGGGCGGCGATCGTGCATGCGCAGTTCGAGACGATCCACCCGTTCATCGACGGCAATGGCCGCACCGGGCGCGCCCTCATTCACACGATCCTGCGCCGCGCCGACGCGCTGCGGAATGCGCTCATCCCGATCAGCACCGTCTTCGCGGGAGACACGGATGCCTACATCGCCGGGCTCACCGGGTACCGCGCCGATCCGCCTGCGCTCGATGAGTGGGTGATCGGCTTCGCGCAGGCCGCGGAGAAGGCTGCGGGGAACGCGGTGAGGCTGGCAGAGGACATCGCCGCGCTCGATCGCGAGGTCTACGACCGTCTGGTCGCCTTCCGCCGCGACCGCGGCCGGAATCCCGCGGTGCCGCGGCGGGATGCCGTCGTGCTGCGCATCCTCGACACTCTGGCCTCCGACCCGGTGCTCACCGCCGAATCCGTCAGCACGAGCCTGACCGTCTCATCGGCGGCGGCGCACCGGGCCCTGACTGAACTGGCCGAGGCGGGCATCCTCGGCCGCACGAAGGACCAGCGCGGACGGCTGGTGTGCTGGACGGCCGACCGCCACCTTGCGATGGTCGCGCTCACCGAGCGCAGCAACCGCGTCGGCGGCGAGGACACCCGCAACCGCAAACCGCTACGGGGGTCGGCGCTGTCAGACGCGGGTCAGTTCGGTGCACGGCGCGGCACATCGCCAACCTCGCGACGCGACGTACCAGGCCTCTGAACTCTGTGCGCTCCCACCCCAGATCGTCGATCTTCCGGGCCGGAACGCCGATCTGTGATCCTGCGCGAGGGGGTCGAGCGCAGTTCACGTCCCCGTCGCGTCGCGGTGCGTCGGAGGCCCCCGATCGCCGGCCCGGCCTCCGGACGGCGCCTCGTCAGGTGCGGCGTCGGGGCGTGAATCGCATCAGCCCGAACGCCGCGTCGGGGCGGGAGCCGTCGTCTCGCCACCGTCCGGGTCGCCTCGCACGACCGACGCCCTGTCACGACTCGCGGTGGGCGACGTGCTTGACGAAGAACGAGGCGATCAGACCGAGCGCCGCACAGACGATGATGTAGACGGAGATCGGCCACCACTGTCCGCCGCTGACTTCGTTGAGCGCGGTGGCGATCAAGGGGGCCGTGCCGCCGAAGACGGCCGCGCCGAGCTGGTATCCGAGCGTTGCGCCGGAGTAGCGGATCTCGGGGCTGAAGCTCTCGGCGATGAGGGTGCCGAGGATGGCGTTGACGCTCCCCCAGAGCAGGCCGAACCCGATCGCGGTCGCGAGGAAGAGCGCCGGCGTCGATCCGGTGTGGAGCAGCAGGTAGTAGGGGAACGCGTACAGGATCGTGATGATCGTGACCGTCCGGTACAGCACGGCGCGCGGGATGGAATCGGAGATGCGGCCGAAGATCGGCATCCACACCGTCGCAACCAGGGCCGCGACCGCCACAGCGGTCAGGACGATGTTGTCGCGCGCGTCGAGGAGGTTCGTCGCGTAGGCGATGATGTAGGTGCCGAAGATGTAGAACGGTCCGGTCTCGGCCGCTTTGGCGCCGATCGAGACGAGCACGGCACGCCAGTGCTTCGTGAACACCTCGGCGATCGGCAGTCGCACGACGGCGCCGGATTCCTTGACCTTCTTGAAGTCCGGGGTCTCATCCAGCCGGGCGCGGATCCACAGGCCGATCAGCACGAGGACGACGCTGGCCACGAACGGGATCCGCCAGCCCCACGAGAGGAACTGCTCCTCGGGCATCAGCGTCAACAGGGCGACTGCTCCGGCCGCCAGGAGCATGCCCAGGCTGATGCCCATCTGCGGGACGGCGCCGTACAGTCCTCGCCGCTCCTTCGGCGCGTACTCGTAGGCGAGCAGCAGCGCGCCGCCCCATTCACCGCCGATGCCGATGCCCTGCAGGATGCGGAACAGGATCAGCAGGATGGGGGCGGCCACGCCGATCGTGGCGTAGTCCGGTGTCAGGCCGATCGCGACCGTGCCGCCGCCCATGAGCATCAGCGTGATGAACAGCGTCTTCTTGCGGCCGATCCGGTCGCCGATGTGGGCGAAGATGACGCCGCCGACCGGGCGGAAGAAGAAGGTCAGCGCGAACGACGCCATCGCGAACATCATCGACAGGAACTCGCTGTCGGTCACGAAGAAGGTCCGGTTGAACACCAGCGCCGCCACCGTGCCGTACACCAGGAAGTCGAACCACTCGATCGTGCTTCCGCTCAGGCTCCCGATCAGCACCCGATAGTTTAGTCGGCCCGTCGACGGCTTCGTCGTCGTTGTCATCGCGTTCTCTCCTTTGAGACACTCCGGCTCGCTGCTCGGAAGGCGAGCTCCCTTTGCTCCGCGTCCGTGCAGGCACCGGTCGATACCCGAACCCTCGACTGGTCCTACCGTGTGGTTGGACCAGTAGAAGCTATCGCACGCCCGCGCGGAGATCAACACCCGCGAGCGAGGTCGACGGTCCCGCCCTCGGGCTCAGGCGCCGGGCTCAGGCGCTCCGACCGGATGCCCGTCAGCGGGGGAGCGCTCCGAGGTCTCCAGGTAATACCCGCGGATGTGGGCTTCGAGGAGACCGGCCGCCTCCGCGCCGCGCCCGTGCCGCAACGCGTCGAGGATCTCGCGGTGCTCGTGACGCAGTCGGGCCGAGGTCGCTCCCCAGTCGGGCAGGCGTTGCGCACGCGCGAGGGTGTGGTCGAAGATCGCGATCCGCAGCGCATCCATCAGCGTGCTGATCAACGGGTTGTCGGCGGCACGGGATGCCCGCACATGGAACTCCGCGTCGAGCCGGAGGAACTCCTCCACCTCGATCGCCCCGTCATCCATCCGATCCAGGATGCGCTCGAGCGGGGCCCAGTCCCCGCGCGCCGGATCGGAGTGGCCGGCGGCCCACGCCTCCAGCAGCAACCGGACCTGGAGAACGTCGTGCGGCTCCACTTGCCGCGTCGCCAGCTGCAGGCTCAACGCGAGGCTCAGCGCCTGCTCCGGCGCCGCCGTCACGATCGTCCCCGACCTCGGACCCGTTCCGGTCGACGTGTGAAGCGCGCCCAACGCCTCCAGCACGCGCAGCGCCTCCCGCAGGGAGTTGCGCGAGACCTTCAGGGTCTCCGCCAGGGTCCGCTCGCCCGGCAGATGATCGCCGATGTGCAGTCGACCGCTCGCCAACTCCTCGGTCACCCACTGCATCACCGTCTCATGCACCCTCATCGCGACAAGTATCGCACCGTGGGCGCGACATGCGCTCAGGACTCGGAAAGCGTTAACTCGGATGCCGGGAGACGTCGAGAGGCGTGCAGCTCGACGCGGTTCTCGACAGGCCCACCGGCGTCGTGCCGCATGGTCGAGCCCCCACGAGAGGTCGCGGAGGATGACCGGCGGGTCGAGCCACACGGCCACGAGCGCGACTGCGCATCGCTCAGACCGGATCCGTCCCGTCCCCGCCTGCGCCGAGGCTGTCCGGAGATCGCTCAGCGCCCGCCGGAGAAGCCTCCGCCTCCGCCGCTGCCCGAGAAGCCGCCGCCTGTCGAGCCGCCGGCGCTGCTCGAGGTGTAGGAGACGGAGGACGACAGCGAGCCGGTGAACTGCGAGAGCGTGCTGCCCAGGCCGCCTGCGCCGTGCGCCAGGAGGGCCGGGTACCACAGCGGCGCGGCGACGTCCGACTCGCGATACCGCGTGGCGAGCACATCGGCCCACTGCTTCTCGAAGCCGAACAGCATGGCGTAGGGGAGGAGCCGTTCGTAGAGCCGCACGACATCCACGGCACCGTCCGGGGTGCGCTCCGCCCCCTCATAGGACTGCAGCACGCGCAGGCGATCGGCCTCGGCGACGCGGATGAACTCGCGGACCCCGGCCAGATGCTCCCGGGCTTCCGCACCGGAGCGGGTGTGCACGCGGTGCCTCACGAGTCCGGTCACCGCTGCGACCACGGCCAGGACGACCCCGGTGATCCCGATGGACAGCGTCGCAGGGTTGTCACGCCCTGCTCCCGCCATGAGCAGCACGACGACGGTCACGACGAGAGCGAGGGCGGCGATGCCGAGGATCGTCCCCGCTCGGCTGCGGACCTTCTCCAGATAGCCGCGCTCGCCGGCCTGCGCGACACCCTCCGACGTCAGCTTCGTCATCCGTGCGGCGAAGCCCTCGTCCTCGTCGGGGGGAGTGAAGAGCGCGCCGGGGGAGGCATCGCCGAAGAGCTCGGAGACCGTCCGCGCGTCGAGGGGATCGCCGACGAGCGCGGGGTCGACGAGCCGGAACGACGGAGACGACGCATCGGCGTCCGCCCGTTCCTCCTCGATGCGCATCACCCCGGTCACGGCCAGATGGACGAACTCGGCGGGGAGCGCGGGCCCCGGGGCGCCGGCGATCGGCCCCGCGACGAGGGGCGGGAGGTCCGCGGGAACGTCGTATTGCGCCACGACCACGCCCGTCGCGCGCCGGCGCCGGCGCCGCATCGCGATCGCCAGCGATCCGCCGATGCCTCCCGCCGTGGCGGCCAGGCCCGACAGGATGATCGGGAGTCCGTCCAATGCGAAGCTGGGCAGGCGCTCGGGAGGCTGGACGACTGTTCCCGTCTCGATGCCGACGGCGACGGTCACCCCGCTGAGGGCGGGCATCGGCAGGGGGCCGACGGCGAAGACCGTGCCCTCGTCATCCGTGCGGGTCTGCAGGTCGCACCGCTCGGTCGACTCCGCGGGCCCGGTGTAGCAGGCGGCGGATCCCGTCAGCGCGTTCTCCAGCGCGTCGTCTGCGAAGACGAGCTCGGCGCTGAACCGCTCGATGTCCTGCGCGCGTTCGAGCGGGACGAGATCCCAGGAGAACTCGTCCACCGAGCCGTCGTCGACCGTCGCCACGACGTCGTGCAGCGTGTAGCTGACGACGTAGGTCTGCACGCCGTGCACGTAGGCGTCGTCGCCCGTCAGCACGGCGCGGAAACCGTCCTCGTCGTCCACGTCGAAGGCGACGGGCTCGCCCCGGTCGTCGACGACAGAGATGCTCTCGGGCGCCGCGGGCGCGCCCTCGTATCGGAGCGGCAGGGCACGGACGACGCCTCGGTTCTGGTCGATGTCGGGAAAGCGCGCGACGAGCGTCTCGGTGACCTCGACCACCGCTCGGCCCTCGTCGTCGACGCCGATCTCGTATCGCCCGTGCCAGCTGTCGTAGGAGAAGTCCTCGGTGTCGGCGCTCGCCGGCATCGCGACGCCGAGCGACAACAGCGCCAGGGGCGCTGCGGAGCAGACGGCGAGCAGCGTGCGGCGCGACGAGCGTGCGCGTCGGTGCGGATGCATGATGCCCTTCATCCAATCACGGCGCCTCGCCGGGAGCAGGATCCGGATGATGACGCGGAAGGTCGGGGGCCACCGGCCCGTCTCGTCCGACGCGGTAGCGTGGTGGGCATGCCTGACGCCGAGATCCCCGAAGTCGCCCGCATCGCCTCCGATCTCATCCGGTTCGACACGACGAACTTCGGCGGCGGCGACGCGAGGGGCGAGCGGGAGGCGGCGGAGTACGTCGGCGCCTACCTCGAGTCGCTGGGTCTCGAGCCGGAGTACTACGAGCCCATCCCGCGTCGCACCAACGTCACCGCCCGGGTGAAGGGCCGAAACCCCGACAAGCCTGCCCTCGTGCTCCACGGGCACCTCGACGTCGTGCCGGCCATCGCCGACGACTGGTCCGTGGACCCGTTCGCGGGCGAGATCCGAGACGGCCTCCTGTGGGGGCGCGGCGCCGTCGACATGAAGGACATGGACGCCATGATCCTCACCTCCGTCGCCGACCTGCTGCGGGCGGGCGAGCAGCCCGAGCGCGACCTCGTCCTGGCGTTCTTCGCCGACGAGGAGAACGGCGGACAGGAGGGCTCCCAGCTCGTCGTGCGCGACCGACCGGAGTGGTTCGCCGGCGCCACGGAGGCGATCAGCGAGGTGGGCGGGTACTCGATCCCCGTCGGCGACAAGAGCGCGTACCTCCTGCAGGTCGGGGAGAAGGCGCTCCTGTGGGTCACGCTCGTCGCGCGCGGACGCGCCGGGCACGGGAGCCGGTTCCACACGGACAACGCCGTCACGCGCCTCGCGGAGGCCGTGGCGCGCATCGGGCGCGTCGCCTGGCCCGTCGAGCTCACCGAGACGACCCGTCGCCTGCTCGACGGCATCGCCGAGATCGCGGGCGACGACTCGCGCGATCCGGATGAGCTCGCGGCGCACACGGGCCCGGCGGAGGCGTTCGTGAGGTCGACGTTCCGCACCGTCACGAACCCGACGGGGCTCACGGCGGGATACAAGCACAACGTCATCCCCGACGCCGCCTCGGCGACCGTCGACATCCGCGTCCTGCCCGGCACCGAGGACGCCGTGCTCGCCGAGGTGCAGCGCATCGTGGGGGAGGACGTCGAGATCCGGATGTTCCTGCGTGACATCGGCCTGGAGATCCCCTTCGAGGGCGCCCTCGTCGAGGCGATGGTCGGCGCCCTCGGGCGCCACGACCCCGGCGTGCCCGTCCTGCCGTACCTGCTCGGCGCCGGCACCGACAACAAGGCGCTGTCGACGATCGGCATCGCCGGTTACGGCTTCGCGCCGCTCAAGCTGCCCGCCGACCTCGACTTCACCGGGATGTTCCACGGCGTCGACGAGCGCGTCCCGGTGGAGGCGCTCGTCTTCGGCCAGCGAGTGCTGACCGACCTCATCCGCACCTACTGATCCCGCACGCACCGGCTCGCGGGATCATCCGGGAGTCTGACGCGAACTCCAGCATCGGTCGCCTAAAGTCGTCAGGTCGCGCGCTCCGTCGCGGCACCGCGAGAGAAAGACCCCATGTCGTTCATCGAAGCCATCGTCCTCGGGCTCGTGCAGGGCCTGACCGAGTTCCTGCCGATCTCGTCGAGCGCGCACATCCGCATCATCGGGGAGTTCCTGCCGTCGGCCGAGGATCCGGGAGCGACCTTCACCGCGATCACCCAGATCGGAACCGAGCTCGCCGTCCTCGTCTACTTCTGGTCGAAGATCGTGCGCGTCGTGAAGCGGTGGGCGCTGTCCCTCGCGGGCCGCGTGCCCCGCAACGATCCCGACGCACGGATGGGATGGCTCGTGATCCTCGGCACGATCCCGATCGGCGTGCTCGGGTTCGCGTTCCAGGACGTCATCCGCGACGTCTTCCGCAACCTCTGGCTCGTGGCGATCGTGCTCATCGTCTTCGGCGTCGTCCTCGGCGTCGCCGACCACTACGGCAAGCGCACGCGCGAGCTCGACGACATCACCTACCCGCACGGGCTGGGGATGGGCGTCGCGCAGGCGCTCGCCCTCGTCCCCGGCGTGTCGCGCTCGGGCGCGACGACCACGGCGGCGCGCGCGCTCGGCTACAGCCGCACGGCCGCGGCGGAGTTCGCGTTCCTGCTCGCGGTGCCGGCCGTGTTCGGCAGCGGCCTCTACGAGCTGCTGCACGCGATCCGCGAGCCGGACGCGAACCCCGCGTACGGTCTCGCCGAGACCGCCGTCGCGACGGTCGTGGCGTTCGTCGTCGGCTGGATCGTCATCGCCTACCTCATGCGCTACCTCAAGACCGGCAGCTTCCTGCCGTTCGTGATCTATCGCGTGGCGCTGGGCGCCGTGCTGCTCGTCCTGCTCGCGACCGGGGTCCTCAGCGCGTTCTGATGTCCTCCCGCGTCAGCGCCGGTCGCCGCGACCGTCGCGCGGGTCGTCGCGATCCAGATACCGCTCGAAGGCGCGGGCGATGGCGTCGCCGGACGCCTCGGGGGAGTCCCACGTGTCGCGCGTCTGCTCGAGCTGGCGGATGTAGTCGGTCATCTCCTCGTCGTCCGCGGCGGCCGCGTCGATCGTCGCCTCCCAGGCCGCTGCCTCCGTCGGCAGCGCCCCCTTCGGGATGGCGGCGCCGGTGAGCTCCTCCAGGCGGGTCAGGAGCGCGAGCGTCGCCTTGGGCGACGGCGTGTGGCCGGCGACGTAGTGGGGGACGCTCGCCCACAGCGAGGCCGTGGGGATCCCGGCGCTCTCGGCCGCGTCGCCGAGCACGCTGAGGATGCCGACGGGCCCCTCGTAGGTCGAGCGTTCCAGGCTGAGCTCTTCGCGCACCTGCGCGTTCTCGCTGCTGGCGAACACCGAGATGGGACGCGTGTGCGGCACGTCCGACATCATCGAGCCGAGCGTGACGAGACCCGTGATGTCCTCCGCGAGCGCGCGGTCGACGAACTCCCCGGCGAACGACCGCCAGGCGCGTGCGGGCTCGCTCCCCGTGACCGTCCAGAACCACACGTCGCCGGTTCCCTGCCCGGGCCGGTGCAGCGTCGCGTCCGGCCACCGCAGCACCCTGCGTCCCTCGCCGTCCGCCTCGACGGAGGGCCGGGTGTACTGGTAGTCGAAGTACAGCTCGGGGTCGACGGCGAACGCCGGTCTCGGATCGCGCTCCTCGCGCAGCAGTCGCACCGCTCCCGTCGCGGCCTCTCCGGCGTCGTTCCAGCCGTCGAAGGCGGCGACGATGATCCTGCGTCCGAGTGTCTGCACCGGTCTCCCTTCCCCCGCAGCGCGGGTGTCCGTCCAGGGTAGTCCCGGATGCGGGCCGACTAGGCTGGTTCGGTGACAGCGAACCAGCCTCTCGCCGTGCTGTGGGACATGGACGGCACGCTCGTGGACTCCGAACCGTACTGGATGGCCGCGGAGACGCCGCTGGTCGAG
This window of the Microbacterium sp. AB genome carries:
- a CDS encoding PAC2 family protein, encoding MQTLGRRIIVAAFDGWNDAGEAATGAVRLLREERDPRPAFAVDPELYFDYQYTRPSVEADGEGRRVLRWPDATLHRPGQGTGDVWFWTVTGSEPARAWRSFAGEFVDRALAEDITGLVTLGSMMSDVPHTRPISVFASSENAQVREELSLERSTYEGPVGILSVLGDAAESAGIPTASLWASVPHYVAGHTPSPKATLALLTRLEELTGAAIPKGALPTEAAAWEATIDAAAADDEEMTDYIRQLEQTRDTWDSPEASGDAIARAFERYLDRDDPRDGRGDRR
- a CDS encoding undecaprenyl-diphosphate phosphatase, producing MSFIEAIVLGLVQGLTEFLPISSSAHIRIIGEFLPSAEDPGATFTAITQIGTELAVLVYFWSKIVRVVKRWALSLAGRVPRNDPDARMGWLVILGTIPIGVLGFAFQDVIRDVFRNLWLVAIVLIVFGVVLGVADHYGKRTRELDDITYPHGLGMGVAQALALVPGVSRSGATTTAARALGYSRTAAAEFAFLLAVPAVFGSGLYELLHAIREPDANPAYGLAETAVATVVAFVVGWIVIAYLMRYLKTGSFLPFVIYRVALGAVLLVLLATGVLSAF